The Pseudanabaena galeata CCNP1313 genome includes a region encoding these proteins:
- the fic gene encoding protein adenylyltransferase Fic, translating into MTMENKLNITNQVDLAKAEEKISKQKAKLFFDSGDIDKVEVGTFKGLAFIHAYLFLPPLIPPSQGGNSDPPPLQGGVRGGAGKIREVNISKGNFRFAPVLYLKAALEQIDAMPQGNFDQIIEKYVEMNVAHPFREGNGRATRIWLDLMLKKEIKQVIDWNLVDKDDYLSAMQRSVVKDVEIKVLLKNALTDQIGDRALFMRGIDVSYYYEGYSEFKTEDL; encoded by the coding sequence ATGACAATGGAAAATAAATTAAACATCACTAATCAGGTGGATCTGGCTAAGGCTGAGGAAAAAATCAGCAAACAAAAGGCAAAGCTGTTTTTTGACTCTGGCGATATTGATAAGGTGGAAGTTGGCACGTTCAAAGGGCTTGCCTTCATTCATGCCTATTTGTTTTTACCCCCCTTAATCCCCCCTTCGCAGGGGGGAAACTCAGATCCTCCCCCTTTGCAAGGGGGAGTTAGAGGGGGTGCTGGTAAAATCCGCGAGGTGAATATCTCTAAGGGTAATTTCCGTTTTGCGCCAGTGCTTTATCTAAAAGCGGCTCTGGAACAAATCGACGCAATGCCACAAGGGAACTTTGATCAGATTATTGAAAAATATGTGGAGATGAATGTTGCTCACCCTTTCCGTGAGGGCAATGGACGCGCTACGCGCATTTGGCTAGACTTGATGCTCAAAAAAGAAATCAAGCAGGTTATAGATTGGAATCTAGTGGATAAGGATGATTATCTTTCCGCTATGCAGCGTAGTGTGGTGAAGGATGTGGAAATTAAGGTGTTGTTGAAAAATGCGCTGACGGATCAAATTGGCGATCGCGCTTTGTTTATGAGGGGTATTGATGTTAGTTATTACTATGAGGGTTATAGCGAATTTAAAACGGAGGATCTGTAG
- a CDS encoding restriction endonuclease subunit S, which translates to MSDMNFLERLLDGVAVEWKPLGELAENLDFMRKPVASGSRDSGEIPYYGASGIVDYVKDYIFDGDFLLVSEDGANLVARNTPIAFSISGKSWVNNHAHILKFDTYAERRYIEYYLNSIDLTPYISGAAQPKLNQKNLNSIKIPNPSLAIQAEIVRILDTFTALTAELTAELSAELSDRQKQYNYYRDRLLTFEEGEVEWKTLGDVSLKSYSGSTPTAGKSEYYDGGTIPWLRTQEVRFSDIEETEIKITPSALKNSSVKWIPRNCVIIAISGATAGRSAINKIPLTTNQHCCCLEIDPEKALYRYVFHWVSLNHENLKGLGQGARGDINSGIIKSFKIPVPQLKEQARIVTILDKFDTLTHSISEGLPREIALRQQQYEYYRDLLLSFPKVEEGANN; encoded by the coding sequence ATGAGTGATATGAATTTTCTGGAAAGGTTGTTGGATGGAGTGGCGGTGGAGTGGAAGCCGTTGGGGGAGCTTGCAGAAAACCTTGATTTTATGCGTAAACCTGTCGCAAGTGGGTCAAGAGATTCTGGTGAAATCCCATATTATGGTGCATCTGGAATTGTTGACTATGTAAAAGACTATATTTTTGACGGTGACTTTTTGCTTGTTTCAGAAGATGGAGCAAATTTGGTAGCAAGAAATACCCCCATAGCATTTAGTATTAGCGGAAAAAGCTGGGTAAACAATCATGCTCATATACTCAAGTTCGATACTTATGCTGAACGTCGGTATATTGAATATTATCTAAACAGTATTGACTTAACTCCATACATATCAGGAGCTGCCCAGCCAAAACTAAACCAAAAGAATTTAAATAGTATTAAAATTCCAAATCCATCTCTTGCGATTCAAGCCGAAATCGTGCGGATTTTGGACACTTTTACAGCGCTGACTGCCGAGTTGACCGCCGAACTTAGCGCTGAGCTAAGCGATCGCCAAAAGCAATATAACTACTACCGCGATCGGCTGTTGACTTTTGAAGAAGGTGAAGTGGAGTGGAAGACATTGGGAGACGTATCCCTCAAATCATACTCTGGTAGTACTCCCACAGCAGGCAAATCAGAATATTACGATGGTGGCACAATTCCTTGGTTAAGAACGCAAGAAGTAAGGTTTTCTGACATAGAAGAAACAGAAATTAAGATAACTCCTTCTGCATTGAAAAATTCATCCGTCAAATGGATTCCTAGAAATTGCGTTATTATTGCGATCTCAGGCGCAACCGCAGGACGATCTGCAATCAATAAAATTCCATTAACAACTAACCAGCACTGTTGCTGTTTGGAAATCGATCCAGAAAAAGCCTTGTATCGATATGTTTTTCATTGGGTAAGTCTTAACCATGAAAACCTCAAAGGACTGGGGCAAGGTGCAAGAGGTGACATCAACTCAGGAATTATAAAAAGCTTTAAAATCCCAGTTCCACAACTCAAAGAACAAGCCCGCATCGTCACCATCCTCGACAAATTCGACACCCTCACCCATTCCATCAGCGAAGGCTTGCCCCGTGAAATCGCCTTGCGGCAACAGCAATACGAATATTACCGCGATTTGTTGTTAAGTTTTCCCAAAGTGGAGGAAGGGGCAAACAATTAA
- a CDS encoding PDDEXK nuclease domain-containing protein: protein MSNLQKNELTDLGADPLLLEIKTLIEEGRNKAIMAVNSALTLTYWQVGRRINQEVLRGERAEYGKQVVELLAKELVLFYGKSFAARNIRRMMQFAETFPDFEIVSPLVSQLSWTHFTLLLPLPNHEARMFYANQAITGKWSKRELQNQIERKAFERSEISNTKLSLVKADHLHGNFKDPYFLDFLGLKDGYLENELENALIKELELFILELGKGFAFVERQKRMIIDGEDFYLDLLFFHRKLKRLIAIELKIGKFKAAHKGQMELYLNWLDKYERTEDEHAPIGLILCAEAGSEKVELLNMQKDNIMVAEYWTNLPPKQLLEEKLHHALIEVKERLAEQKFLEEGASN from the coding sequence ATGAGCAACTTACAAAAAAACGAATTAACCGATCTAGGTGCTGATCCACTACTTCTTGAAATAAAGACCTTGATTGAAGAAGGTCGTAACAAGGCAATTATGGCGGTAAACAGCGCCCTAACCCTAACCTATTGGCAAGTTGGCAGACGGATCAATCAGGAAGTGCTTCGTGGAGAGCGAGCGGAATATGGTAAGCAAGTAGTGGAATTACTGGCAAAGGAACTTGTTTTATTTTATGGAAAAAGCTTTGCCGCTAGAAATATCAGACGCATGATGCAATTTGCAGAGACCTTTCCTGATTTTGAGATTGTGTCACCACTGGTGTCACAATTAAGCTGGACGCACTTTACCCTTTTGCTGCCCCTGCCAAATCATGAAGCCAGAATGTTTTATGCTAACCAAGCAATTACAGGCAAATGGAGCAAACGGGAACTGCAAAACCAAATTGAGCGTAAAGCCTTTGAGCGCAGTGAAATTTCTAATACTAAGCTGTCATTAGTCAAAGCAGATCATTTGCACGGAAACTTCAAAGATCCTTATTTTCTTGATTTTCTGGGTTTAAAAGATGGTTACTTGGAAAATGAACTAGAAAACGCTCTAATAAAGGAACTGGAACTATTCATTTTAGAACTAGGCAAAGGCTTTGCATTTGTAGAGCGACAAAAGCGCATGATCATAGACGGAGAAGATTTTTATCTCGACTTACTTTTCTTTCACCGCAAACTAAAACGACTGATAGCGATCGAATTGAAAATTGGGAAATTTAAAGCAGCCCATAAAGGGCAGATGGAACTGTATCTAAATTGGCTCGACAAGTATGAACGAACCGAAGATGAACACGCTCCGATTGGTCTTATTCTCTGCGCCGAAGCAGGATCGGAGAAGGTAGAACTGCTTAATATGCAGAAAGATAACATCATGGTTGCTGAGTATTGGACTAATCTCCCTCCTAAACAACTATTAGAAGAAAAACTTCATCATGCCCTAATTGAAGTAAAGGAAAGACTAGCGGAGCAAAAGTTTTTAGAGGAAGGGGCAAGCAATTAA
- a CDS encoding type II toxin-antitoxin system HigB family toxin, with protein sequence MHLISVGKLIKAAAQYPNTVEIVKNFAKKVENSNWKNLIDVQADYPSAEAVGRFTVFNIKGNRYRLILAIDYESQVAYFKYFLNHADYSKDEWKNDPHY encoded by the coding sequence GTGCATCTTATCTCGGTCGGAAAACTGATTAAAGCTGCTGCTCAATACCCTAATACAGTCGAAATAGTTAAAAACTTCGCCAAAAAAGTTGAAAACTCTAACTGGAAAAATCTGATCGATGTGCAAGCCGACTATCCATCTGCTGAAGCCGTTGGTAGGTTTACAGTTTTCAATATTAAAGGCAATAGATATCGCCTAATTCTGGCGATCGACTACGAAAGCCAAGTCGCATACTTTAAATACTTTCTCAACCACGCTGACTACAGCAAGGATGAATGGAAAAATGACCCTCACTATTAA
- a CDS encoding helix-turn-helix domain-containing protein, with protein MTLTINRDSYVELLNRYEISPKIIETQPEYEQFLTVTENLLSKRHERTEAETALFMLLVKLIRDYEEKTYSFQEWINTKPHEFLQHLMEAREIKQVELARATGLNKGLVSAILSGKREISKTQAKKLGEYFNVSPAAFI; from the coding sequence ATGACCCTCACTATTAACAGAGATAGCTATGTAGAGTTGCTTAATAGATACGAAATCAGTCCAAAGATCATCGAAACGCAGCCAGAATACGAGCAATTTCTTACGGTTACAGAAAATCTTCTATCTAAGCGCCATGAACGCACCGAAGCCGAAACTGCACTATTCATGTTGCTAGTAAAACTGATTCGAGACTACGAAGAAAAAACCTATTCTTTTCAAGAATGGATAAACACCAAGCCCCATGAATTCCTACAGCATTTAATGGAAGCAAGGGAAATCAAGCAAGTTGAACTAGCTAGAGCAACTGGTTTAAATAAAGGACTAGTATCAGCAATACTTAGTGGCAAAAGAGAGATTAGCAAAACTCAAGCCAAGAAATTGGGAGAATACTTTAATGTTTCTCCTGCTGCTTTTATTTAA
- a CDS encoding efflux RND transporter periplasmic adaptor subunit, with translation MKRIYGTCLSLVLLVNPLLNPVAILAHAGHGDEFGHGDAIANPSAIEIDQNTAQKVGIKVESVSKKTMAIAIKATGQIEPLPDGKVKVTSPIKGTLISLLVQPGDKVEAGQVVAVLSSPELTDLRVNALEKQSDAVASVQEAIANLQFAKQNYGNQQQIVEAELRQAETELKIDQERYDRDRELLASGAIARRQFQESESRFLAAKSNLSKASGRLPLLEAAAQVTKAEAMLEAAQSRIELSGSAYAARLRQLDSNADADGRVTIAAPISGVVSDREATIGEGFEEAGKSIMTIVNDRRVFATANIFEKDINRIKIGQKINVTVAGISTNSPTNTKLQGTITTIGSVIAGEQRVIPVKAEINNANGQLKAGMFAELELLTSQALSPVIAIPVIAVVDVQGKKLVYVENGKSFEPTEVELGQVSDGFVEVKSGLFEGDRIVTEGAPLLYAQSLRGNPNKAAVEETKVDSNNALSLPWWSFLIATGVVGGAVYGGYWLGKRKNLAANNTNNVFSPNSIETIYLPSLPTSAATKTEGEPE, from the coding sequence ATGAAAAGAATTTATGGCACTTGTCTGAGCTTAGTTTTGCTTGTCAATCCCTTGCTTAATCCTGTAGCAATCCTTGCCCATGCAGGACATGGCGATGAATTTGGACATGGTGATGCGATCGCCAATCCATCGGCGATTGAAATTGATCAGAATACGGCTCAAAAAGTGGGCATCAAAGTTGAATCTGTCAGCAAGAAAACTATGGCGATCGCTATCAAAGCGACGGGACAGATTGAACCTTTACCCGATGGCAAAGTGAAAGTGACATCACCGATTAAGGGAACTTTGATTTCGTTGTTAGTGCAACCTGGGGATAAGGTGGAAGCGGGGCAAGTAGTCGCAGTGCTATCTAGTCCTGAACTGACGGATTTGCGGGTGAATGCCCTAGAGAAACAATCTGACGCTGTGGCAAGTGTGCAGGAGGCGATCGCTAATTTGCAATTTGCGAAACAGAACTATGGCAATCAACAGCAAATTGTGGAAGCGGAACTGCGTCAAGCGGAAACTGAATTAAAGATTGATCAGGAACGTTACGATCGCGATCGCGAATTACTGGCAAGTGGGGCGATCGCAAGGCGACAATTTCAGGAATCGGAAAGCCGATTTCTGGCTGCTAAATCTAATTTATCCAAAGCATCAGGTCGTTTACCATTGCTAGAAGCGGCGGCTCAAGTCACCAAAGCTGAAGCAATGCTAGAAGCAGCGCAATCGAGAATTGAGTTAAGTGGTTCGGCATATGCTGCTCGTTTACGACAGTTAGATTCTAATGCTGACGCTGACGGAAGGGTGACAATTGCTGCGCCGATTTCAGGTGTAGTTAGCGATCGCGAAGCCACGATTGGCGAAGGTTTTGAAGAGGCAGGTAAATCGATTATGACGATTGTGAACGATCGCCGCGTCTTTGCCACCGCAAATATTTTTGAAAAGGATATCAATCGCATCAAGATCGGACAAAAGATTAATGTCACTGTGGCAGGAATATCAACCAATTCCCCAACTAATACAAAGCTACAAGGCACAATTACCACCATCGGTTCGGTAATTGCAGGTGAACAGCGCGTGATCCCTGTTAAGGCAGAAATTAATAATGCCAATGGACAGCTAAAGGCGGGGATGTTTGCAGAATTGGAGCTTCTCACCAGTCAAGCCTTAAGTCCTGTGATCGCAATTCCTGTGATCGCGGTGGTGGATGTACAAGGTAAAAAATTGGTCTATGTGGAGAACGGTAAATCCTTTGAGCCAACGGAAGTAGAACTCGGTCAAGTCTCCGATGGATTTGTGGAAGTAAAAAGTGGTTTGTTTGAAGGCGATCGCATCGTGACTGAGGGAGCGCCTTTGCTTTATGCCCAATCGCTGCGCGGTAATCCCAATAAGGCTGCGGTTGAAGAGACTAAAGTAGATAGTAACAACGCGCTATCTCTGCCTTGGTGGAGTTTCCTGATTGCCACAGGTGTAGTCGGCGGCGCGGTTTATGGGGGCTATTGGCTGGGTAAACGAAAGAATTTAGCCGCAAATAATACTAACAATGTGTTTTCTCCCAATTCTATAGAAACCATTTATCTTCCTAGTTTGCCAACTTCTGCTGCCACAAAAACGGAAGGAGAGCCAGAATAA
- a CDS encoding DUF305 domain-containing protein: MLFTAKRRLASTLLILAAASSNLAACTASTQTSAETATAKPEAIKTEKQAGKPSSMNHSGGMMSHDSMDLGVADAEYDLRFIDGMTPHHQGAIAMAQDVLKNSQRPELRKLANEIIAAQEKEIAQMGEWRKAWYPKAGDKLVMWHEDMKHSMEMSPEFRKNMMMTMDLGSADAQFDLRFIEAMIPHHEGALVMAKDAIAKSKRPEIQKLAQEILDSQKAEIEQMQAWRRAWYGK; this comes from the coding sequence ATGTTATTTACTGCAAAACGACGATTAGCCTCAACTTTACTAATTTTAGCGGCGGCAAGTAGTAATTTAGCGGCTTGCACAGCTAGCACTCAAACATCAGCAGAGACGGCAACGGCAAAACCCGAAGCAATAAAGACCGAAAAGCAAGCAGGTAAACCATCGTCAATGAATCATTCAGGTGGCATGATGTCCCATGATTCTATGGATTTGGGAGTGGCTGATGCCGAATATGACCTGCGGTTTATTGATGGCATGACACCCCATCATCAAGGCGCGATCGCCATGGCACAGGATGTCTTAAAGAATTCTCAGCGTCCTGAATTACGGAAGTTAGCTAACGAGATTATTGCCGCACAGGAAAAAGAGATCGCGCAGATGGGGGAATGGCGCAAAGCATGGTATCCCAAGGCTGGAGACAAGTTAGTGATGTGGCACGAAGACATGAAGCACTCCATGGAAATGAGTCCAGAATTTCGTAAAAACATGATGATGACTATGGATTTGGGAAGTGCCGATGCTCAATTTGATTTGCGATTTATCGAAGCCATGATTCCTCACCACGAAGGGGCTTTAGTGATGGCAAAGGATGCGATCGCCAAGTCAAAACGTCCTGAAATTCAGAAACTCGCTCAAGAGATTCTTGATTCTCAAAAAGCAGAAATTGAACAGATGCAAGCATGGCGCAGAGCTTGGTACGGCAAGTAG
- a CDS encoding XisH family protein translates to MMAKDIYHQAIKNALVKDGWMITADPYPLEYEDLELFPDLAVEKFISETQRQRKIIIEIKSFISLSLVKDFELALGQYIIYRDLIRLLQDEYQEIYLAIKDEVYNTFFQRKSIQAIVKLNQLALLVVNIEKEEIVQWTN, encoded by the coding sequence ATTATGGCAAAGGATATTTACCATCAGGCTATCAAAAATGCTTTAGTTAAGGATGGTTGGATGATTACGGCTGATCCTTATCCGCTAGAGTATGAAGATCTTGAACTTTTTCCTGATTTAGCTGTGGAAAAATTTATTTCAGAAACACAAAGGCAGCGCAAAATTATTATTGAAATTAAAAGCTTCATTAGTCTTTCACTGGTTAAAGACTTTGAGTTAGCTTTGGGGCAGTATATAATTTATCGAGATTTAATTCGATTATTGCAAGATGAATATCAAGAGATTTACTTGGCTATTAAAGATGAAGTATATAACACCTTCTTCCAAAGAAAATCAATCCAAGCAATAGTCAAATTAAATCAACTTGCTTTACTTGTTGTAAATATAGAAAAGGAAGAGATAGTGCAATGGACAAATTAA
- a CDS encoding XisI protein, with protein MDKLTNYRQIIKSILTEHDYLANRSARKKYQTCLIFDEVHDHYLWMSIDWVNQKRINNTHVHISIKNEKVYIEEDWTEEGIANELLTEGIPKSDIVLAFHDPETRKLTEFAVA; from the coding sequence ATGGACAAATTAACTAATTATCGTCAAATCATTAAAAGCATATTGACGGAGCATGATTATCTTGCTAATCGCTCGGCTAGAAAAAAATATCAAACTTGCTTGATTTTTGATGAAGTGCATGATCATTATCTATGGATGTCTATAGATTGGGTTAATCAGAAGAGAATCAATAATACTCATGTTCATATTAGTATTAAAAATGAGAAGGTTTATATCGAGGAGGATTGGACTGAAGAGGGGATTGCTAATGAGTTGTTAACGGAAGGTATTCCTAAGTCTGATATTGTTTTGGCTTTTCATGATCCTGAGACTCGGAAGTTAACGGAGTTTGCTGTAGCTTAA
- a CDS encoding SH3 domain-containing protein, producing the protein MSFRNFSLLTAITFSLFPVFSANAGKLLFNPREAVAQKFIRGQSTTLVIADDVNVRNLATRQGNGGFVFATLSKGDRIYVISCEGVSEGVSWVRIYIPDLKEFGYVAEQFLQNNYNQICRR; encoded by the coding sequence ATGTCATTTAGAAATTTCTCTCTACTTACGGCTATTACTTTTAGCTTGTTTCCCGTATTCTCGGCAAATGCTGGCAAACTACTATTCAATCCTAGAGAAGCAGTTGCTCAAAAATTTATCAGAGGTCAGTCTACAACACTGGTAATCGCAGATGATGTGAATGTACGAAACTTAGCGACTAGACAAGGTAATGGGGGATTTGTTTTCGCAACTTTAAGCAAAGGAGATCGAATTTATGTTATAAGCTGTGAAGGTGTTTCAGAAGGAGTTTCTTGGGTTCGTATATATATTCCTGATCTCAAAGAATTTGGATATGTTGCAGAACAGTTTCTACAAAACAATTACAATCAGATTTGTCGCCGTTAG
- a CDS encoding ParA family protein, translated as MKIGNATVISFINLKGGVGKTTSAVNVAATLAKRELEPKSGNNKKPASVLLIDLDPQSNASLTLLNKDQYTEIDKNNKTLYQLFDHEIKREDDSETFNLNNIRVTPIEGLKLDLLPSSLKLIDIQDKLVGYHRYYLSATDILFNALHKLNDPYGRAYTHIIVDCPPSLGLITLNALSLSRYFIVPTFLDAYSHWGLDKIVERVDRLKKCKASCEVELLGVLYSKIDPQATLENKKWDREFREWEARNIRKSKASVIFKSFIKNADIIRKAEANNRPLIEYTPSDSNLKKQQEIHQMEWENLVTEILDRTK; from the coding sequence ATGAAGATCGGAAACGCTACAGTAATTAGCTTTATAAATCTCAAGGGTGGGGTGGGGAAAACAACATCTGCGGTAAATGTTGCAGCTACTTTAGCAAAAAGAGAACTCGAACCAAAATCTGGTAATAATAAGAAACCAGCATCAGTTTTACTTATCGATCTAGATCCTCAAAGCAATGCTTCACTGACGCTTTTGAATAAAGATCAGTATACAGAAATAGATAAAAACAACAAAACACTATACCAACTTTTCGATCATGAAATAAAGAGAGAAGATGATAGTGAAACATTTAATCTCAATAACATTAGGGTAACGCCTATTGAAGGATTAAAGCTTGATTTACTTCCATCTAGTCTTAAACTTATTGATATTCAGGACAAACTTGTGGGCTATCATCGCTACTACCTTAGTGCAACAGATATCCTCTTTAATGCTTTACACAAACTAAATGATCCATACGGTAGAGCTTATACGCATATTATCGTTGATTGTCCACCGAGTCTTGGACTGATCACTCTAAATGCTCTCTCTCTCAGTCGTTATTTTATAGTTCCAACATTTCTAGACGCTTATTCCCATTGGGGATTAGACAAAATTGTTGAACGTGTAGATCGGTTAAAGAAATGCAAAGCTTCCTGTGAAGTTGAATTGCTTGGGGTTCTTTATTCAAAAATTGATCCCCAAGCAACGCTTGAAAATAAAAAGTGGGATAGAGAGTTTCGCGAATGGGAAGCAAGAAACATTCGCAAAAGCAAAGCTTCTGTAATATTTAAAAGTTTTATTAAAAATGCAGATATTATTCGTAAAGCCGAAGCAAATAATCGTCCCCTAATTGAATATACTCCTTCTGATAGTAATTTAAAAAAGCAACAAGAAATTCATCAGATGGAATGGGAAAATCTAGTTACTGAAATACTAGACCGTACTAAGTAA
- a CDS encoding group II intron reverse transcriptase/maturase, producing the protein MVRHSRNVSELWKALPWKKFRVNLFKLQKRVYKAVQVGDKQRAKSIQKLILKSQSARLLAIRQVTQLNAGKRTAGIDGKASLSFEERLVLADVLAKNYINWEHQGLREIPIPKKDGTTRMLKVPTIADRAWQCLAKYALEPAHEATFHARSYGFRAGRSAHDAQKILQLNLKSNANGINKRVIELDIEKCFDRISHAAIMDNLIAPRGLKLGIFRCLKAGVNVGFPDQGTPQGGVVSPLLANIALNGIEDIHYSVRYADDMVIILKPQDDEAKILVRISNFLASRGMNVSARKTKITATKDGFDFLGWHFKCQKNGKFRSTPSVANYKAFCKKVKAIVNNPNIGATVKAQKLAPVVRGWRNYHKHCKMDGARNSLWHINHRAFKVFNKETKQNCQSCEALIRKAFPDVPYSENKHINVKGAKSPYDGDMVYWSERNSKLYDSNTSKALKRQSHSCQSCGLKFLGDETIHLHHVDRNHQNWKQGNLVAIHESCHHYIHMSKSDS; encoded by the coding sequence ATGGTTAGACACAGCAGAAATGTTAGTGAACTATGGAAAGCGTTACCTTGGAAGAAATTTCGAGTGAACCTTTTCAAGCTACAAAAGCGAGTGTATAAAGCGGTTCAAGTTGGAGACAAGCAAAGAGCGAAGTCAATCCAAAAACTAATTCTCAAATCTCAATCGGCTAGATTGTTAGCAATCCGACAAGTAACACAACTAAATGCAGGTAAGAGAACAGCAGGTATAGATGGTAAAGCATCCCTCTCATTCGAGGAACGTCTAGTACTAGCTGATGTATTAGCTAAAAACTATATCAACTGGGAACACCAAGGCTTACGAGAAATTCCTATCCCTAAAAAAGATGGGACAACCCGAATGCTAAAAGTGCCTACCATCGCCGATAGAGCTTGGCAATGCCTAGCAAAATACGCTCTTGAACCCGCACATGAAGCAACTTTCCATGCAAGGAGCTATGGATTTAGGGCAGGACGTTCAGCACATGATGCTCAGAAAATCCTACAACTAAACCTAAAAAGTAATGCAAACGGAATCAATAAACGAGTCATTGAACTGGATATTGAAAAATGCTTTGACCGCATCAGCCACGCTGCAATCATGGACAACCTAATCGCCCCAAGGGGACTAAAGCTAGGTATTTTCAGATGCCTTAAAGCTGGAGTAAATGTAGGATTTCCAGACCAAGGAACGCCTCAAGGTGGAGTGGTCAGTCCATTGTTAGCAAATATCGCATTGAATGGGATAGAGGATATTCACTATAGCGTTAGATATGCTGACGACATGGTAATTATTCTTAAACCTCAAGACGATGAAGCGAAAATACTTGTTAGAATCAGCAATTTTCTAGCATCAAGAGGAATGAACGTTAGTGCAAGAAAGACTAAGATAACTGCTACGAAAGATGGCTTTGACTTTCTCGGATGGCATTTCAAGTGTCAGAAAAATGGAAAGTTTCGCAGTACACCCTCAGTGGCAAACTATAAAGCTTTCTGTAAAAAGGTTAAAGCCATCGTCAATAACCCAAACATTGGTGCAACGGTCAAAGCTCAAAAGCTAGCACCTGTTGTTAGAGGTTGGAGAAACTACCATAAACATTGCAAGATGGATGGCGCAAGGAATTCCCTCTGGCACATCAATCATCGCGCATTTAAGGTGTTTAACAAGGAAACTAAGCAGAATTGCCAGAGTTGTGAAGCTCTAATAAGAAAAGCCTTCCCTGATGTTCCTTACTCCGAAAACAAACATATCAACGTCAAAGGCGCGAAATCTCCTTATGATGGAGATATGGTCTACTGGAGCGAGCGTAACAGCAAGCTCTATGACAGTAACACCTCTAAAGCTCTAAAACGGCAAAGCCATTCATGTCAATCCTGCGGATTAAAATTCCTAGGAGATGAAACAATCCATCTACACCACGTAGATAGAAATCATCAAAATTGGAAGCAGGGAAACCTTGTAGCAATACATGAATCCTGCCACCATTACATCCACATGAGCAAAAGCGACAGCTAA